A region of Pseudomonas cavernicola DNA encodes the following proteins:
- a CDS encoding IS110 family transposase, giving the protein MSVFVGVDVGAKTVVLAWRKGGRTRGKLDIQQTPEGHAQAVERIKALEAVQVVMEATGVYYLDLAVALSKAGIVVSVINPKSFHHFAQLKLAQSKTDPLDAALLAEYAERMTPAPWTAPDTLRMALRDIGRQINRLTATRTQAKNRLHALRSKRDTLALLIEDEVEAVERLDQRIERLSNAAQRLIAEDAVLNSQFQHLLAAKGVGVASAIALLAELSVLPQHLKAPQVSRYAGLDIRLCQSGSSVNKASRLSKAGNAYLRSALYMPALSAVRHDPNAKAFYLSLQRRGKKKIQAVCAVMRKYLTGLWACIQLGEPFDSSKLFSKIHLAEA; this is encoded by the coding sequence ATGAGCGTATTTGTCGGTGTGGATGTGGGTGCCAAGACAGTTGTCTTGGCATGGCGAAAGGGTGGTCGCACGCGGGGCAAGCTGGACATCCAGCAAACGCCCGAGGGGCACGCCCAGGCGGTGGAGCGGATTAAAGCGCTAGAAGCCGTCCAAGTCGTGATGGAGGCCACCGGCGTTTACTACTTGGACTTGGCCGTTGCCTTGAGCAAGGCCGGGATCGTCGTGTCTGTCATCAACCCCAAAAGCTTCCACCACTTTGCCCAACTCAAGTTGGCGCAAAGCAAGACCGACCCGCTAGACGCGGCCCTCCTGGCCGAGTACGCCGAGCGGATGACGCCAGCCCCTTGGACTGCGCCGGATACCCTCCGTATGGCGCTGCGTGACATCGGCCGACAAATCAATCGGCTGACCGCGACCCGTACACAAGCCAAGAACCGCCTGCACGCCTTGCGCTCCAAACGTGACACGCTGGCGCTGCTGATTGAAGACGAAGTTGAAGCGGTCGAGAGGCTGGATCAGCGCATCGAGCGACTCAGCAACGCTGCACAGCGCCTGATTGCCGAGGACGCCGTGTTGAACAGTCAGTTTCAGCATCTGCTGGCAGCCAAAGGTGTTGGCGTTGCCAGTGCTATTGCGTTACTGGCTGAACTCAGTGTCCTGCCCCAGCATCTGAAGGCGCCGCAAGTCAGTCGCTATGCCGGGCTAGATATCCGCCTGTGCCAATCGGGCAGTAGCGTCAATAAGGCTTCACGGCTGAGCAAGGCGGGTAATGCCTATCTACGAAGCGCCCTCTACATGCCGGCACTGAGCGCGGTACGACATGACCCAAACGCCAAGGCCTTCTACCTGTCCCTACAACGCCGTGGCAAAAAGAAAATACAGGCCGTATGCGCCGTCATGCGCAAGTACCTGACCGGGCTTTGGGCTTGCATCCAACTGGGCGAACCCTTCGACTCCAGCAAGCTATTCAGCAAAATCCATCTGGCTGAAGCTTGA
- a CDS encoding methyl-accepting chemotaxis protein produces MVATAVHEMGLTVQEIARNASSAASTSQSARDEAVQARQVVGSSIAQIKKMSGDIGHAAGAVSELADEVASIDQVLSVIRGISEQTNLLALNAAIEAARAGEMGRGFAVVADEVRTLASRTQASTGEIQQMIQRLKTGAQTAVSSMHAGQAATGTGVESSQRTGEALGSITEQIEKISDMNTQVAAATEEQSSVTEEINRNVQGIADLAHATSGEVQVCREDCQTLRRLANDLAQQMGSFRL; encoded by the coding sequence ATGGTGGCCACCGCGGTGCACGAGATGGGCCTGACCGTACAGGAAATCGCGCGCAACGCCAGCAGTGCGGCGAGTACCTCGCAGAGTGCGCGTGACGAGGCGGTGCAGGCGCGTCAGGTGGTGGGCAGCTCTATCGCGCAGATCAAGAAGATGTCCGGCGATATCGGCCACGCGGCTGGGGCGGTTAGCGAACTGGCTGACGAGGTCGCATCGATTGATCAGGTGCTCTCGGTGATCCGGGGGATTTCCGAGCAGACCAACTTGCTTGCCCTGAACGCAGCGATCGAGGCGGCACGGGCCGGCGAGATGGGCCGTGGTTTTGCCGTGGTCGCCGATGAGGTGCGCACCCTGGCCAGCCGTACTCAGGCTTCCACCGGTGAGATTCAGCAGATGATCCAGCGGCTAAAAACCGGGGCGCAAACCGCAGTTAGTTCCATGCACGCGGGGCAAGCGGCGACCGGCACGGGCGTTGAGTCCAGCCAGCGCACTGGCGAGGCGCTGGGCTCGATCACCGAGCAGATCGAAAAAATCAGCGATATGAATACGCAAGTGGCGGCGGCGACTGAAGAGCAGTCCTCGGTGACCGAGGAGATCAACCGCAACGTGCAGGGCATTGCCGACCTGGCTCACGCGACCTCTGGCGAGGTGCAGGTTTGCCGCGAGGATTGCCAGACGCTGCGCCGTCTGGCGAATGACCTGGCGCAGCAGATGGGCAGTTTCCGCCTCTGA
- a CDS encoding ABC transporter ATP-binding protein, whose product MSTSPAVAREAIIQVRDLSNRFGAQAVHEHLDLDVQRGEILGVVGGSGTGKSVLLRTIVGLRRPTFGSVQVFGEDLLSLSIGRRSQLERRFGVLFQAGALFSSLTVTENIALPLIEHAGLSRADAEHLAGVKLALVGLPASAANKYPDSLSGGMVKRAALARALALDPEILFLDEPTAGLDPISAAAFDQLLLTLRDALGLTVFLVTHDLDTLYTICDRVAVLSQKRVLVVGSLETVAAADDAWVHAYFHGPRGRAAQQAGERLPETL is encoded by the coding sequence GTGAGCACGAGTCCCGCAGTTGCCCGCGAGGCGATTATCCAAGTGCGCGACCTGAGCAACCGCTTTGGCGCGCAGGCGGTGCATGAGCACCTCGATCTGGATGTCCAGCGCGGCGAGATACTCGGCGTGGTCGGTGGCTCGGGTACCGGCAAGTCGGTGCTGCTGCGCACCATCGTCGGTCTGCGGCGCCCGACTTTCGGCAGCGTGCAGGTGTTCGGTGAGGATTTGTTGAGCCTGTCAATCGGGCGCCGCTCGCAACTGGAGCGCCGCTTCGGCGTGCTGTTCCAGGCCGGCGCGTTGTTTTCCTCGCTGACCGTGACGGAGAACATCGCCCTGCCGCTGATCGAGCATGCCGGGCTCAGCCGCGCCGACGCCGAGCACTTGGCCGGGGTGAAGTTGGCGCTGGTCGGTTTGCCTGCCAGTGCCGCGAATAAATATCCCGACTCGTTGTCCGGTGGCATGGTCAAGCGCGCTGCGCTGGCCCGCGCGTTGGCCCTGGACCCGGAAATTCTGTTTCTCGATGAGCCGACCGCCGGCCTCGATCCGATCAGCGCGGCGGCTTTCGATCAGTTGCTTTTGACCCTGCGCGATGCACTCGGCCTTACGGTTTTTCTCGTGACCCACGACCTCGATACGCTCTACACCATTTGCGACCGGGTCGCGGTGCTCTCACAAAAACGCGTGCTGGTAGTCGGTAGCCTTGAGACGGTGGCGGCCGCTGACGATGCCTGGGTGCACGCCTATTTCCACGGTCCGCGCGGCCGTGCGGCCCAGCAGGCGGGCGAACGTCTGCCGGAGACTCTTTGA
- a CDS encoding ABC transporter ATP-binding protein/permease: MAGPAELRQPPRPRWLFLRLVVPYWNSAGKWKVRGFILALLLLTLAQVSLVIWMNYWSRALFDALEDRSLSRFLLQLGTFAVILLLTIGVTALHMQAKRWLQLDWRRWLTAKVLDRWMAHGHHYQLQLTEGEHDNPDGRIAEDIRVVTESAIALTHSLVYSLLIFGSFVDILLAVTGSAHLPGTSLLVPGYMVILAFAYAGAGTLFGMLLGRPLINATNKLQTAEANFRFGLAHSRECSESIALMRGEGVERQNSTAYFAELGRRWYRQTLGYLGIVSFSSGYGVLLPVFPILVVAPQYIAGSMTLGVLMQSAQAFQQVTSALSWPIDNLAELARCRASADRVMSLYNDLLRLEEQVAKPQEHRINLVQSNRAELVLRDLCIANPDGQILIEGLNTVIQRGERVLIAGDPAVTTSLFKVLAGLWPWGHGKVWLPAGQAISFLPQRPFLPFSSLQSVLSYPLPADTFAASAMQQALECAGIAWLASRLGEVDNWDRVLPLRVQQRLGIARLFLQQPAWVFIEEATNAFDPKGEESMMDMLHRELPSATLLAISFHTGLEPYYQRKLLLNRLPQEKFLSSSAPVYALRET, encoded by the coding sequence ATGGCTGGGCCGGCTGAGCTGCGGCAACCGCCGAGGCCGCGCTGGCTGTTCCTGCGACTGGTCGTGCCGTATTGGAACTCTGCCGGGAAGTGGAAGGTGCGCGGTTTCATCCTGGCACTGCTGCTGCTCACCCTGGCCCAGGTCAGCCTGGTGATCTGGATGAATTACTGGAGTCGCGCGCTCTTCGATGCCCTGGAAGATAGGTCGTTAAGCCGCTTTCTGTTGCAGCTCGGCACCTTCGCGGTGATCCTCCTGCTGACCATTGGCGTTACGGCGCTGCATATGCAGGCCAAGCGCTGGCTACAGCTGGACTGGCGCAGGTGGCTGACGGCAAAGGTCCTCGACCGATGGATGGCGCACGGGCATCACTACCAGTTGCAGCTGACCGAAGGTGAGCATGACAACCCCGATGGACGTATCGCTGAAGATATCCGCGTCGTCACCGAAAGCGCGATCGCCCTGACTCACTCACTGGTCTATTCGCTGCTGATTTTCGGTAGTTTTGTCGACATTCTGCTGGCAGTTACCGGCAGTGCCCACTTACCCGGGACCTCCCTGTTGGTGCCGGGTTACATGGTGATCCTGGCGTTTGCTTACGCCGGCGCCGGCACGTTGTTCGGCATGCTGCTCGGGCGTCCGTTGATCAATGCGACCAACAAGCTACAAACCGCGGAGGCGAATTTCCGCTTTGGGCTGGCGCATTCACGGGAGTGTTCCGAGTCGATTGCGCTGATGCGTGGCGAAGGGGTCGAGCGGCAGAACTCTACGGCTTATTTCGCCGAGTTGGGCCGCCGCTGGTATCGCCAGACCCTCGGCTACCTGGGGATTGTGTCGTTTTCTTCGGGCTACGGTGTGCTGTTGCCGGTATTCCCGATCCTGGTCGTGGCACCCCAGTACATTGCCGGCAGCATGACCCTGGGGGTGTTGATGCAGTCCGCGCAAGCCTTCCAGCAGGTGACCTCGGCACTCTCCTGGCCGATCGATAACCTCGCCGAGCTGGCACGCTGCCGGGCTTCCGCGGATCGGGTGATGAGCCTCTACAACGACCTGCTGCGACTCGAAGAGCAGGTAGCCAAGCCGCAAGAGCATCGCATCAACCTGGTGCAGTCGAACCGGGCCGAGCTGGTGCTGCGCGATCTGTGCATCGCCAACCCAGACGGGCAGATTCTGATCGAGGGTCTCAACACGGTCATCCAGCGTGGCGAGCGGGTGCTGATTGCCGGCGATCCGGCGGTCACCACCAGCCTGTTCAAAGTGCTGGCAGGCTTGTGGCCGTGGGGGCATGGCAAGGTCTGGCTGCCGGCGGGGCAGGCGATCAGTTTTCTGCCGCAGCGGCCATTTCTGCCGTTCAGCAGCTTGCAGTCGGTGCTGAGTTATCCGCTGCCGGCGGATACCTTCGCTGCCAGTGCCATGCAGCAAGCCCTGGAATGCGCTGGGATTGCCTGGCTGGCGTCGCGCCTGGGCGAGGTCGATAACTGGGATCGCGTGTTGCCGCTGCGTGTGCAGCAACGCCTCGGCATTGCCCGGCTGTTCCTGCAGCAGCCGGCCTGGGTGTTCATCGAAGAGGCGACCAATGCCTTTGACCCCAAGGGCGAGGAAAGCATGATGGACATGCTGCACCGCGAACTGCCCAGCGCGACGCTGCTGGCTATCAGTTTTCATACCGGCCTTGAGCCTTACTACCAGCGCAAACTGCTGCTCAATCGCCTGCCGCAAGAGAAGTTCCTCAGCAGCAGCGCGCCGGTCTACGCGCTAAGAGAAACTTGA
- the pbpC gene encoding peptidoglycan glycosyltransferase PbpC (penicillin-binding protein 1C), which produces MPVIPPFLHVFHARLARLWSWLRRPWIATPLLLVVLLWSADRLFPLQLPGDDLARVVLAEDGTPLWRFADAEGVWRYPITPEEVSPYYLEALLTYEDRWFYQHPGVNPLALLRAAWQNLSGGRVLSGGSTLSMQVARLLDPHSRTFAGKLRQLWRTAQLEWHLSKTQILTLYLNRAPFGGTLQGVAAASWAYLGKPPSQLSRGEAALLAVLPQAPSRLRPDRHPERAQAARDKVLKRVAEFEVWPKLAVREALEEPVLLAPRQEPRLAPLLARRLNKADSPPLIRTTLDAALQRRLEDLLLGWRARLPEHTSAAILVVEHESMAVRAYLGSVDIGDQRRFGHVDMVSAQRSPGSTLKPFLYGMALDAGLIHSESLLQDVPRRYGDYRPGNFSSGFTGAVSASEALATSLNLPAVQLLEAYGPKRFAGELRGAGVPLALPPLAEPNLALILGGAGSRLDELVTGYSAFARAGKTARLRFQPEDGLSERRLLSPGAAWIVRRILSGQARPDRDPRAQLVQRPVLAWKTGTSYGFRDAWAIGVGPRYLIGIWIGRPDGTPVPGQFGLASAAPLLLQVHDLLVNRDSQRGIAAPVDVVPQSIGVAAICWPLGQPLLKGDPNCRCQRFAWTLDGTTPPTLQAEDQPLGLGLLQKVWLNPKGLRVDASCPAATPHELAFWPAPLEPWLPRRERRAARLPALDPSCPAQLPPAVAPLSIVGVREGDSLRRPAASAEPLRLKLTALGGGGHRWWFLNGAPLADSAAETAINQPLERSGRYQLSVLDESGQTARIEFNVLD; this is translated from the coding sequence ATGCCGGTTATCCCGCCTTTTCTCCACGTTTTCCATGCACGCTTGGCCAGGCTTTGGTCCTGGCTGCGGCGGCCCTGGATTGCTACGCCTTTGCTTCTGGTGGTGCTGCTTTGGTCGGCAGATAGGCTGTTCCCGCTGCAGTTGCCCGGCGATGACCTGGCCCGTGTGGTGTTGGCCGAAGACGGCACGCCCCTCTGGCGTTTTGCCGATGCCGAGGGTGTTTGGCGTTACCCGATCACACCCGAGGAAGTTTCGCCTTATTACCTGGAGGCGCTGCTGACCTACGAGGACCGCTGGTTCTATCAGCACCCGGGGGTTAATCCGCTGGCGTTGTTGCGTGCGGCTTGGCAGAACCTCAGCGGTGGGCGCGTGTTGTCGGGCGGCAGTACGTTGTCGATGCAGGTCGCGCGGCTGCTCGATCCGCATTCGCGAACCTTTGCCGGCAAACTGCGTCAGCTGTGGCGCACCGCGCAGTTGGAATGGCACCTGTCGAAAACGCAAATCCTCACCCTCTACCTCAATCGCGCGCCCTTCGGTGGCACGCTTCAAGGTGTTGCGGCAGCCAGTTGGGCTTACCTCGGCAAGCCGCCGTCGCAGCTGAGCCGTGGTGAAGCGGCCTTGCTCGCGGTGTTGCCACAGGCGCCCAGCCGCCTGCGCCCGGATCGGCACCCCGAGCGTGCGCAGGCGGCGCGCGATAAAGTGCTCAAGCGTGTCGCCGAGTTCGAGGTGTGGCCAAAGCTGGCGGTCAGGGAGGCCCTGGAAGAGCCGGTGCTGCTGGCTCCTCGCCAGGAACCACGCCTGGCGCCGTTGCTGGCGCGGCGGCTGAATAAAGCGGATAGCCCACCCTTGATTCGCACCACCCTCGATGCCGCCTTGCAGCGGCGCTTGGAAGATTTGTTGCTTGGCTGGCGCGCGCGCCTGCCGGAGCACACCTCGGCGGCGATTCTGGTGGTCGAGCACGAGAGCATGGCGGTGCGCGCCTATTTGGGGTCGGTGGATATCGGCGATCAGCGCCGCTTCGGTCATGTCGATATGGTCAGCGCCCAACGCTCGCCCGGTTCGACGCTGAAACCCTTTCTCTACGGCATGGCCCTGGACGCCGGGTTGATCCACTCCGAATCGCTGTTACAGGACGTACCGCGGCGTTACGGCGACTACCGCCCTGGCAACTTCTCCAGCGGCTTTACCGGCGCGGTGTCGGCCAGCGAGGCGTTGGCCACTTCGCTCAACTTGCCAGCAGTACAGTTGCTCGAAGCCTACGGGCCGAAGCGCTTTGCCGGCGAATTGCGCGGCGCCGGCGTGCCTCTGGCGCTGCCGCCGTTGGCCGAGCCGAATCTGGCGTTGATCCTGGGGGGCGCCGGTAGTCGTCTGGATGAGTTGGTCACGGGCTACAGCGCCTTCGCCCGCGCCGGCAAAACCGCGCGGCTGCGCTTTCAACCCGAGGACGGCTTGAGCGAGCGGCGCCTGCTGTCACCTGGTGCAGCCTGGATCGTCCGACGGATTCTCAGTGGCCAGGCCCGCCCGGATCGCGACCCGCGCGCGCAACTGGTACAGCGGCCGGTGCTGGCCTGGAAGACCGGCACCAGTTACGGCTTTCGCGATGCCTGGGCGATTGGCGTCGGTCCGCGCTATTTGATCGGTATCTGGATCGGTCGTCCGGACGGCACCCCAGTGCCCGGTCAATTCGGCCTGGCCTCGGCAGCTCCATTGCTGCTGCAGGTGCACGATCTACTGGTCAACCGCGACAGCCAGCGCGGCATCGCGGCGCCCGTGGACGTGGTGCCGCAGAGCATCGGTGTGGCGGCGATCTGTTGGCCACTCGGCCAGCCGCTGCTCAAGGGCGATCCGAATTGCCGATGCCAGCGTTTCGCCTGGACGCTCGACGGCACTACGCCGCCGACCTTGCAGGCCGAGGATCAGCCGCTGGGCTTGGGCCTGCTGCAAAAAGTCTGGCTCAACCCGAAAGGCCTGCGCGTGGACGCCAGTTGCCCCGCTGCCACGCCTCATGAGCTGGCGTTCTGGCCGGCGCCGCTGGAACCCTGGCTGCCGCGTCGCGAACGGCGTGCCGCTCGTCTGCCGGCGCTGGACCCAAGCTGCCCGGCGCAACTGCCGCCGGCAGTGGCACCGCTGTCCATCGTCGGCGTACGCGAAGGCGATAGCCTGCGCCGGCCGGCCGCCAGCGCCGAACCTCTGCGGCTGAAACTCACTGCCTTGGGTGGTGGCGGCCACCGCTGGTGGTTCCTGAACGGCGCACCGCTGGCCGATAGCGCGGCGGAAACTGCAATCAACCAACCCCTCGAGCGCAGCGGCCGTTATCAACTCAGCGTGCTCGACGAGTCCGGGCAAACTGCACGGATCGAGTTCAATGTGCTTGACTGA
- a CDS encoding MlaD family protein encodes METRAHHVLIGLFTVLVVAAALLFGLWLTKSSADSEFTLYDIVFNEAVTGLSKGSAVQYSGIKVGDVVQLKLDPKDPRKVRARVRLAGDTPVKQNTRAKLALTGITGGAFIQLHSGSPDSPKLESENGEVAVIVADPSPISTLLANGEDLLTNINKFVDSANQMLSPENAARISRTLEHLDLATGVLAEQRNDIREMVQQLASASKQASLTLEQSAQLMRTANGLLDKQGKGAFDGAQQAMAALERASRNIAHLLNDNHDSLNAGVQGLSEIGPAVSELRETLSGLRSITRRLEEDPASYLLGGDKTKEFEP; translated from the coding sequence ATGGAAACCCGTGCCCATCATGTATTGATCGGCCTGTTCACCGTGCTGGTGGTGGCCGCTGCGTTGTTGTTCGGCTTATGGCTGACCAAGTCCAGCGCGGACAGCGAGTTCACCCTCTACGACATCGTCTTCAACGAGGCGGTGACTGGTCTGTCGAAAGGCAGTGCGGTGCAGTACAGCGGGATCAAGGTCGGCGATGTCGTCCAGCTCAAGCTCGACCCGAAGGACCCGCGTAAGGTGCGGGCGCGCGTGCGGCTGGCTGGCGATACGCCGGTCAAGCAGAACACGCGGGCCAAACTGGCGCTGACCGGCATCACCGGTGGCGCATTTATCCAGCTGCACAGCGGTTCGCCAGATAGCCCAAAGCTGGAGAGCGAAAATGGCGAGGTGGCGGTGATCGTCGCCGACCCGTCGCCGATCAGCACGCTGCTGGCCAATGGCGAAGACCTGCTGACCAACATCAATAAATTCGTCGATAGCGCTAACCAGATGCTCTCCCCGGAGAATGCCGCGCGTATCAGCCGAACCCTGGAGCATCTGGATCTGGCGACCGGGGTGCTCGCCGAGCAGCGCAACGATATTCGCGAGATGGTGCAGCAGTTGGCCAGCGCCAGTAAACAAGCCAGTCTGACCCTCGAGCAGAGTGCGCAATTGATGCGCACAGCCAATGGCTTGCTGGACAAGCAGGGCAAGGGGGCGTTCGACGGCGCGCAGCAGGCGATGGCCGCACTGGAACGGGCCAGCCGCAACATTGCCCACTTGCTGAACGACAACCATGACTCGCTCAACGCGGGTGTTCAGGGCTTGAGTGAAATCGGCCCGGCGGTCAGTGAGCTGCGGGAAACCCTCAGTGGGCTGCGCTCGATTACGCGTCGGCTCGAAGAAGACCCGGCGAGTTACCTGCTCGGCGGCGACAAGACCAAGGAGTTTGAGCCATGA
- a CDS encoding ABC-type transport auxiliary lipoprotein family protein: MRPSLQPLRLCCRLRLLCASALLGLLSGCSLLPHAEPNDVYLLPGSVSRQTNSGTAVDWSLRVAKPQANQVLDNSRIAVLPEGSLISSYKGARWSDAGPVLLRDRLIEAFQADGRITSLSSDDTQLQADLELLSDLRAFQSEYRTGQPEVVIRLDVRLVQSATRKIVAMQRFETRQASSSAQVADVVTAFGLASNALAGQLLTWTLQQGQLQARNLR; the protein is encoded by the coding sequence ATGAGGCCATCCCTGCAGCCGCTTCGTTTGTGCTGCCGTTTGCGTTTGCTCTGCGCGAGTGCGCTGTTGGGCCTGCTGTCGGGTTGCTCGCTGCTGCCACATGCCGAGCCGAACGATGTGTACCTGTTGCCTGGTAGTGTTAGCCGCCAGACCAACAGCGGCACTGCTGTCGATTGGTCTTTGCGCGTCGCCAAACCGCAGGCTAACCAGGTGCTGGATAACTCGCGCATCGCGGTGCTACCCGAAGGCAGCCTGATCAGCAGCTACAAGGGCGCCCGCTGGAGCGATGCCGGCCCGGTGCTGCTGCGCGACCGTCTGATCGAAGCCTTCCAGGCCGATGGCCGGATCACCTCGCTCAGCAGTGACGACACGCAACTTCAGGCCGATCTGGAACTGCTCAGCGACCTGCGGGCGTTTCAGAGCGAATACCGCACCGGGCAGCCCGAGGTGGTGATCCGTCTGGATGTGCGGCTGGTGCAAAGCGCTACCCGCAAGATCGTCGCGATGCAGCGCTTTGAGACGCGTCAGGCGTCCAGCAGCGCGCAAGTCGCGGATGTGGTCACGGCGTTCGGCCTGGCCAGCAATGCGCTCGCCGGGCAACTGCTGACCTGGACCCTGCAACAAGGGCAGCTGCAGGCCCGGAACCTGCGCTGA
- a CDS encoding glycoside hydrolase family 5 protein — MEQKIPVHANPGMKLRGVNLGGWLVLEKWMTPSLFEGLQAVDETTWCAEMGAQATAKLQQHWNSFISREDFVWLHERGINAVRIPVGHWIFGPDYPYHRSYGESRYPFVEGGLEVLDRAFAWAEELQLKIVLDLHAAPGCQNGFDNGGIKDVCEWHTQAQYREHSLKVLERLAERYHGQPSLHAIEVLNEPRWDVPTEYLKSYNLDAYQRIRRYCKADRVSVVFHDGFRSFEEYLGFMQPPEFANVVFDIHRYQCFERGDIDSDIYTHLHKASGQWKAEADALIEQLGIPAYCAEWSLGLDLKVVSLWAEGPFNHALESMDSFQQDTAYRGYAAAQLLTFEKYLGWFFWSYKTETTPAWCFRECVQRGWLPSSFS; from the coding sequence ATGGAGCAAAAAATCCCTGTCCACGCCAACCCCGGCATGAAATTGCGTGGGGTGAATCTGGGCGGCTGGCTGGTTCTGGAGAAATGGATGACCCCCAGCCTGTTCGAAGGGTTGCAGGCCGTCGATGAAACCACTTGGTGTGCCGAGATGGGCGCACAGGCCACGGCAAAACTACAGCAGCACTGGAACAGCTTTATCAGCCGCGAGGACTTTGTCTGGCTGCACGAGCGCGGCATCAATGCCGTGCGCATTCCAGTCGGCCACTGGATATTCGGCCCGGATTACCCCTATCACCGCAGCTATGGCGAGAGCCGCTACCCCTTTGTCGAAGGCGGGCTCGAGGTACTCGACCGGGCGTTCGCCTGGGCGGAAGAACTCCAGCTGAAGATTGTCCTGGATCTGCATGCCGCCCCCGGCTGCCAGAACGGCTTCGATAACGGCGGAATCAAGGATGTCTGCGAATGGCACACCCAGGCGCAATACCGCGAGCACTCGCTGAAGGTGCTGGAGCGCCTGGCCGAGCGCTACCACGGCCAGCCCAGCCTGCATGCCATCGAGGTCCTCAACGAACCGCGCTGGGACGTGCCGACCGAGTACCTGAAGAGCTACAACCTCGACGCCTACCAGCGCATCCGCCGGTACTGCAAGGCCGACCGGGTCAGCGTGGTCTTCCATGACGGCTTCCGCTCCTTCGAGGAGTACCTGGGTTTTATGCAGCCGCCGGAATTCGCCAACGTGGTGTTTGATATCCATCGCTACCAGTGCTTTGAGCGCGGTGACATTGACAGCGATATCTACACGCACCTGCATAAAGCCAGCGGCCAGTGGAAAGCCGAAGCCGATGCGCTCATCGAGCAACTGGGGATACCGGCGTATTGCGCCGAGTGGAGCCTGGGCCTCGACCTGAAAGTGGTCTCGCTCTGGGCAGAAGGGCCGTTCAACCACGCCCTGGAGAGCATGGACAGCTTCCAGCAAGACACCGCGTATCGTGGCTATGCCGCCGCCCAGTTGCTGACCTTCGAGAAATACCTGGGCTGGTTCTTCTGGAGTTATAAAACCGAAACCACGCCGGCCTGGTGTTTTCGCGAATGCGTCCAGCGCGGCTGGTTGCCCTCAAGTTTCTCTTAG
- a CDS encoding MlaE family ABC transporter permease, translating to MTTVPQAGSARLEASATPPSLFISGDWTLPYYTDLAREVAEIRSGLDAGTQVVLDGLGALDTAGAALLAELLGAERLQSLASSAPGLAAARRALLHTVGSALTEYCKPEKPKHGSVLIELLAHIGSAVEAIWRQIIALLAFIGLTLETLALSLFRPRSWRVTSLVANIEQTGLDAVPIVVLLTFLVGAVVAFLGATVLAEFGASIYTVDLVAFAFLREFGVLLTAILMAGRTASAFTAQIGSMKANEEIDAIRTLGLNPIELLVLPRVLAMLVTLPILTFLAMFAGIIGGAVVCVLALDISPAMFMSILQRDIDVRHFIVGLAKAPVFAFLIAVIGCLEGFKVSGSAKSVGDHTTSSVVQSIFVVILLDAVAALFFMEMGW from the coding sequence ATGACTACAGTGCCGCAAGCAGGAAGCGCCCGCCTGGAAGCCTCAGCTACCCCGCCGAGTTTGTTTATCTCCGGGGACTGGACCCTGCCGTATTACACCGACCTTGCCCGCGAAGTCGCCGAAATTCGCTCGGGTCTCGACGCTGGTACTCAGGTGGTTCTCGATGGCCTCGGTGCGCTGGATACCGCTGGCGCGGCGCTGTTGGCTGAGCTGCTCGGGGCTGAGCGTTTGCAGAGCCTGGCGAGCAGTGCGCCGGGGCTGGCCGCTGCACGGCGCGCTTTGCTGCATACGGTTGGCAGCGCACTGACGGAATATTGCAAACCGGAAAAGCCCAAACACGGTTCGGTTTTGATCGAATTGCTGGCCCACATTGGCAGTGCGGTCGAAGCCATCTGGCGGCAGATCATTGCGCTGCTGGCCTTTATCGGCCTGACCTTGGAAACCCTGGCGCTCAGTCTGTTCCGGCCGCGTAGCTGGCGGGTTACCTCGCTGGTCGCGAACATTGAGCAGACCGGGCTGGATGCCGTGCCCATCGTTGTGCTGCTGACCTTTCTGGTCGGTGCGGTGGTGGCGTTTCTCGGCGCCACGGTGCTGGCTGAGTTCGGTGCCAGCATTTATACCGTCGATCTGGTGGCCTTCGCCTTTCTCCGTGAATTTGGCGTGCTGCTCACGGCGATCCTGATGGCCGGGCGCACCGCCAGCGCCTTTACCGCGCAGATCGGTTCGATGAAGGCCAACGAGGAAATCGACGCGATCCGCACTCTGGGCCTTAATCCAATCGAGCTGCTGGTACTGCCGCGGGTGCTGGCGATGCTGGTGACGCTGCCGATCCTGACGTTTCTGGCCATGTTCGCGGGGATCATCGGTGGCGCCGTGGTTTGCGTTCTGGCGCTGGATATTTCGCCGGCGATGTTCATGTCGATCCTGCAACGCGATATCGATGTCCGGCATTTCATCGTCGGCTTGGCCAAGGCGCCGGTATTTGCCTTCCTGATTGCGGTAATCGGTTGCCTGGAGGGCTTCAAAGTCAGTGGCAGCGCTAAATCGGTCGGCGACCACACCACCTCCAGCGTGGTGCAGTCGATCTTCGTGGTGATCCTGCTGGACGCCGTCGCTGCGTTGTTCTTCATGGAGATGGGCTGGTGA